From Larus michahellis chromosome 5, bLarMic1.1, whole genome shotgun sequence, the proteins below share one genomic window:
- the CHIC2 gene encoding cysteine-rich hydrophobic domain-containing protein 2: protein MADFDEIYEEEEDEERALEEQLLKYSPDPVVVRGSGHVTVFGLSNKFEAEFPSSLTGKVAPEEFKASISRVNSCLKKNLPVNVRWLLCGCLCCCCTLGCSMWPVICLSKRTRRSIEKLLEWENNRLYHKLCLHWRLSKRKCETNNMMEYVILIEFLPKTPIFRPD, encoded by the exons ATGGCGGACTTTGACGAGATctacgaggaggaggaggacgaggagcgggcgctggaggagcagctcctcAAGTATTCCCCCGACCCGGTGGTGGTGCGCGGCTCCGGCCATGTCACCGT GTTTGGACTAAGCAACAAATTTGAAGcagaatttccttcctctttaactGGAAAG GTTGCACCCGAAGAATTTAAAGCCAGCATCAGTAGAGTTAACAGTTGTCTTAAGAAGAACCTTCCAGTTAATGTACGATGGCTACTATGTGgatgcctttgctgctgctgcactttAGGTTGTAGTATGTGGCCAGTTATCTGCCTCAGTAAAAGA ACACGAAGATCGATTGAGAAGTTATTAGAATGGGAAAACAATAGGTTATACCACAAG CTGTGCTTGCATTGGAGACTaagcaaaaggaaatgtgaaaCGAATAACATGATGGAATAT gTCATCCTTATAGAATTTTTACCAAAGACACCGATTTTTCGACCAGATTag